The genomic stretch GAGATGAAATAGATTTAATTGCTTGCTGATTGTCAGTTGTCAGTGATTGTTTAATTATAGAACTATGGTAACAGTTTGATTATAAATGTCAGATGTAAGTAGATTTTCATTCAATATAGCTACGGTAATGATGACAGAAGAGCCGGATCGAGATAAGCCCTGGTTGGCCACAGCCCAAGAATACGGTTGtaatgaagaaaaacaCTTTGCAATTCTAAGAATGGAGAAGCGAAAAAATTAAGGACTGAGAAAATGTATGAAGGCCAGAAATTATACACGAAATGAGACTAGATAAGAAAAAAGAATAGGAGACAGACAGAGTACACCATAAAAAGGAGAAAGCGCAGCAGGGACGAACAGCCGAAGAGACATCTGTGTTGAGTGTATAGGCTTCTTGTAGAGTTTGTAAAGTCTAGTGCTATAACACTGTATCCATATCTAGGATTTGGAGTCTAACTATGCTACTAAACTAGTGGTTGCACCCATGCACACTACCGTATCTCTATAATTAGGAACTAGAGTACAAATGGCTAGAAACCGAGATCCATGACGTTACCTAATTTAGAATAAGGGGCGGTCGTCGGCTTCGGTAGTGTGTCATAGAGAAGGCAGGTGTGGTATGTTGCCAGTTTGGCAACGAGGGTTGAGTGTTCGAGAACTTTGCGGCAGGTCTGAACAATGGTGGTGCTGGGTTTAACTGGGAGACCCCAAAGGGGTTCCAAATGTTCCCAATAGGTACATTCCAGTTGTGCGAAAATCAGAGACTAATAGAGCCAATAGCTGATGGCTAATGAATGCGAGTCTGTATAACACTGTGGAAGCAGCGAGTCTCACTATGTTAGCGAAGCGAGTGTAGCGAGGTCTTATTACTGTAACGGGTATAGTAATTGCTGGTGGGGCCGCTGATTTTGCTTATAGAGTACAGTAGAAATACGAACTTAGTCTCTGGTAGATTCTCTAGTGAGATACCGCGAGAGACTGCGCGATCAATTTAGCGGGACAACAGTGACATATCTATTAATAACAGTACAGCTCAGGGAGAAAATACCAATATGCTATTATTAGCATTCTGCTACATGGCCGTGTCTGATACCTTGAACTGTCTGGATTGCCCAAGACGACAAGGCTTGTCTCTTGAGCACTTCTGGAGTCAAGACTGGAAGCATATGCCACTGTCAGATGCCCAGCCATAACCCCAGTTTAGATTTCGGGGAGTTCAGCCAGAAACCTAATTTTAACTAGGGCCGAACGATAAAATCACGTGCCAGCATCAAGTACTTCCATATTCTTAGACTACTGCCGTATGCCGCTACCACCATTATCAGCATCTACAACTATTGTCCAGGTCTATGGTAGCGCCTGAGGTGTTCCCCCGGCCAAAAGAGAACGGAATCGGTCTGTTCGGCATTCGACGGCTTGCTTTCATTAAGCCACTACGCTCTTCCGAGAACACAATATACCTAACGACAGCTGGATTTAAGTCTCGGTATCCAGAGTCGGCTAAgatgaaatgaaatctGAGAAGTTGCAGCGGATCCGACGCTGCACCTGCCATTAGTAAGCTTATACCTTATTTAACGAGCATGTAACCCCTATTGGTGGAAATAGTACTGCCAGAGATGATTGCGAAAACCCTTCACAATATTTTTCAGCACTTCTGGCAAGGCTCTCGCCAATGCCTTATCCAAATGCCAAACTAGAGCCAGATCTAACTACAGATCGAAACCAGGTCCGAAGCACAACCGGCATGTTACAACGAAGCCACAAATTCAAACAGACCCTCATAATAAGCCAAAACGAATGTCAATAGCCATAGCACATTTGCCCAAACCAAGAGATGGCCCTGTGTGTAGCAACAGACCAGGAACGGCATTTTTGACATGGATCTCTCCGACGATGAACGAACAAATCAATGCCCTACACAAAGTAATCTTCGACATGGCATATCTTCTCTATGCAGTTAAACGGCTCCATTCTGTGTCGGTTGGTGTGGATTCCTCCAGATTTGGCTGGCGTGAAGAGCACAGCTACTGACGCGGCTCCAAActcccatagttaagctgCCTCAACTGGTCCCAACGCATACAATCGTCGCAGCTCATCTGCACCTGCACTCGGCAGCTCACATATTCAGATTATCATTTGAATTACTTGGTCCTTTTGGTGGTGTTAGAATTCCATAAATCTACGGGGTCAATACTGACACGTTACACAAGCCTGGTCCCTGGGTCTGCTCTGTCTCGGTGTCTGTTTCTGGGTTTGAGCTTTGTTTCTAAATCTGAAATTGTTTAAATATTAATCATTCCATCTTATCATCTTTATAGCTACGTTTCTCCAACTACTTCTTTTATATTCACATCGTCTTCAATTATGAACGTGATTAAGCTGCGCCGTCCTGCTGTATCGCCAGAGATCGACCCATCGACTCTCTCCAACTACCAAAACTTTGCTGTGTCGAACACTgagttgttcttggatGTGTTGTTTGACGAGAAGATCGTAGCTGGTACGGTTCTTTACCACTTAGAAGTGCTTAACAAGGACGTCTCCGAGGTCATTTTGGATACTTCGTTCTTGACTGTAGAATCCGTAACTGTAAACGGCTCTGAAGCTGAATTTTCGTTGCACGAAAGAGTTGAGCCTTTAGGTTCAAGATTAGCTATATCCATTCctccaaattcacaaaAAGTACAGTTGTTCATTTCCTTCAGAACCACTGAAAGATGCACGGCTATCCAGTTTTTGGACAAAGAAGCCACTGATGGCAAAAAGGCACCATACTTATTCTGCCAATGCCAGGCTATTCATGCCAGAAGCTTGTTCCCATGTTTCGATACTCCAGCTCTCAAGTCTACCTACAAGTTGTCTGCCAAGTCTCCCCTCTTCACATTGATGTCTGGAAGACCAGTTAATCAAGAAGGAGACATGTACTACTTTGACCAGCCAGTGCCAATTCCATCATACTTGATTTCTATCGCCTCTGGTGATATCGTGAAAGCCAAGATCGGACCAAGATCGGATATCTACTCAGAACCTGTCAAAATCAAGGATTGCCAATGGGAATTCGAAAACGATATGGAAGACTTCATCCAGATAGCTGAGAAGTTAGTGTTTGAGTACGAGTGGTTACGTTTCGACTCGTTGGTGTTGCCTTCTTCCTTTCCATACGGAGGTATGGAAATCCCCAATTTGTGCCAATTGACTCCTACCTTGATTTGCAAGGACAGATCCCAGGTCACAGTCATGGCACACGAATTGGCACACTCCTGGTCGGGTAATTTGGTCACCAACTGTTCTTGGGAACATTTCTGGTTGAACGAAGGCTGGACTGTCTACatcgaaagaagaatcattGAAGGTATCGCTACTGCTGAAGCCATCAAAGCTGGGAAAAAGGATCCTTTTGCTTACGGTGAAAGTATGAGACACTTCAGTGCTATCATTGGCTGgaacgacttggaaaactCCATTAAGGCCATGGGTAATGATGCTGAAAGGTTCTCTCCCTTGGTCCTTGACTTGAAAGCTGGTGAAGATCCAGACGACTCATTCTCTACTGTTCCATACGAAAAGggtttcaacttgttgtttcttATCGAACAAACCGTAGGCGGAAAGAAGGTGTTTGACAAGTTCATTCCTTcctacttcaagaagttcagaTACGGTTCTTTAGACACCTACCAATTTGTCGACTACTTGTACGAATTtttcaacgacaagaaggTCGAATTGGATTCCATTGACTGGGAATCGTGGTTATACAAACCAGGAATGCCACCGGTGATGCCTAAGTTCGACACAACCTTAGCTGATGAGTGCTACGAGTTGGCCGATGAATGGTTCTCTGctatcaagaacaactctTATCTCAAACACGACTTCTCTTCtgctgatatcaaatcGTTTGAACCCAACCAATCGGTTGTATTCTTAGACACTTTGATCTCATACAACAAGCAcaaagacttcaattgGAAGGATCACGTAGATGCTCTCAAATTGATGGAAACAGCTTACACCGAATATGACACCAGTTTGAATGCCGAAATCTTATTCAGATGGTACATGTTGCAGGTATCTGGGGAGAGAGAAGAGTTCCAGCACAAGTTGGGCCAATGGTTAGGAACTGTAGGTAGAATGAAGTTTGTCAGACCAGGATACGTCTTGCTCAACGAAGTTAACCGCGAACTTGCTATCtactacttcaagaagttcgaaTCCAACTACCACCCAATCTGTAAGACCATGGTTAAGAAGGACTTGGGTTTGGTTTAGGTAGTATTTATTTTTGCATATAATTTTAATTTAATGTAGTCATGTTCTTAGAAGCAGAGAGAGTAGAGGCTAGAGAGCACGTTGATTGAAGAGCAGTGTAGAGAGTCATATAGATTGGGGAGGTGTAGAAGTCATATAATGAAAAGAGGCgtagaaattgaagaatgatCATAAAAACAGAATGACTCTCGAATAGTTACAAATGGAAGTTACCCAACTGAAAGACCTGAGATACCATTAATAGATTCGCAGCCAATGCCCCCAAGCTGAGCCAATCTGCCTGAACCGCGCGCTTGCGCCATAATCCTACTCACATAAAAAAAGTCGTGGCCGGAACGAGATCTCTAtctgttcaagaaaaatCGGAGACACGTAAACACAATAACCTGAAGTTTTCATTAAGAAtagcttcttcatcttatATATAGAGACTATCACTTTCTAGTCCTATCTCGTATTCATCTACACCCCTAAATTAATATCACAGCAACATGTCtctcttgaacttttcGGTATGTTTGCATTTGTGGACGAGCGTTAGAATGAAACGTCAACCTTTTACTGCATTTTAATATATCAGTTCAACTGAATATCAGATGTTAGTATCAGATACTTTGACCTTAATGCCGAtttcgttcaacttcaatatcaacatcAATATCAGATACTTTAAACCAAGTCTTTAGTGTACGACATGGGATGTGTAATTTAATATCTTTTTGGTGCtttgtatttatatttGAATCTTCTACTAACATCTTCAGGTCTCAAGCTTTTCGGACAGATTAAATGTCGACAGAATCAGAAGCGACTTGGGCACAGTCCAAAGCACTATCTCCAAGCTCAAGCCTCCTCAAGAgttttttgatttcagaaGGGTCTCCAAGCCTGCCAACTTTGGTGAAATCCAGTCCAGAGTTGGTTTCAACTTGGGCTACTTTTCTGGTAACTACATTGCCATCGTCTTGATCTTGAGTGTCTACGCCTTGGtgaccaacttgttgttgctaTTTGTCACTGCCTTTGTCATTGGAGGTGTGTATGGTATCAGTAGATTGAACGGTGAAGACTTAGTGATTCCTTTTGGTAGATACAACACTTCTCAATTGTACACTGGTTTGTTGATTGTCGCCATTCCTCTCGGTTTCTTGGCCAGTCCTATCTCCACAATGATGTGGTTGATTGGTTCCAGTTCTGTCACCGTATTGACCCATGCTTCTCTCATGGAAAAACCAATCGAGACTgtgtttgaagaagaagtctaATCAAGGCTTTGTTACTTCGGTTTCGTATATGTGTAATACTTGTATAGCAGCATTACCACTCTAGTTAGTCTATAGATACAACATACAATTAATAGGACTCTTCAGTATGTCAGTCCTACAAAATTTAACGActtattcttctgaagtatACATTAATTCTTAAAGAATTTTATATAAAAGTATTAGTTGGAACATGCTATGTAAAAGTTTCATATAAACCACTGAAAACGAGAATACCAGCCCAAAAGGCTATATTACCTGGATAAACCATCCGAAATGTAATGACAAGATGGCAAGTCCACAGCTGTATGGACGGGAAATTCgatcaatttcaattcattaAAATAGTAATAGTGAATAAAAGGTTCTGAAAATAACTTAGATGTGCaactttgttcttctccagtGTCTTCTCTTGGCGTTGTATCTGATAGTGTTATCAGTTCTCAATCTGATCCATTGTGGCAATGGTCTGTTTTGCTTTTGAGCTTTGGCCAACTTTTGCTTGGTTCTGAAAGACTTTTGAGACTACAACAATGTTAGTATTGTGTTCGATGTTTCGTAACCTTTGATATAGTACTTTGAGCTAGGCTCCACTTTGTCTCTGTCGAATTTTGAAGGTAGAATTTCTATTAGTGGAATATGTGGAATAAGAAAGACTGAATATGTTGGATATTGATCTGCATTTGTTTCGGCTCATTCTGGCTATTCCAAtgatctctttctttgtcaaaTACTAACTTAGCtagtttcaatttgaattctGGATGCTCCTTGAAATTTTACTCTGTCAATGGTGGAAGAGTTGTTTCTCTTGAAGGGTGTGGACTATCGACTCCTGGCTTATTTCCAGCTAATGCCATGGCTCTGGCTATATCATTACGGTGTTACCTCAGCTGTTTCCATCTATACATACAGGCATCTTTAACAAATATTCTTAGTTAATAAAACCAAtaagtagaagaagtatcAAAAAACTATTCACAAATACTCCGGTAGGTTGGTAATGatagaaaaattttcaaactGTGCGAAGTGCGGGTTGTCTGCCATGTACATGTTGTCTCTGCGATTTTGCATGTTAATGAGGTAAGATGTAAACCACCAAAGCGTGCATGGTGTGACTGTCTTTTCTCTCACTCTCTTCACGATGTTTCTATATACACtacaaatttttcactaccATACGCTCATCTCTAACTAGAGAAGGTGCTTATGTCCTCGTGATACTGTTGGTAGTCTCAGTGTGGGAACGGTGCAGTCTTGGACAAAATTaatttttctttcaagttcttcatttaCAAACACAGTTCAGTTTGATACCATAGACAGCATATACCAAAATGACCAGAACCTCCGTCTTAGCTGATGCTTTAAACGCTATCAACAACGCCGAAAAGACCGGTAAGCGTCAAGTCTTGATCAGACCATCTTCCAAGgtcatcatcaagttcttgactGTCATGCAAAGACACGGTTACATTGGTGAATTCGAATACATTGACGACCACAGATCCGGTAAGATTGTTGTCCAATTAACCGGTAGATTGAACAAGTGTGGTGTCATCTCCCCAAGATTCAACGTCAAGATCAATGACATTGAAAGATGGACTGACAACTTGTTGCCAGCCAGACAATTCGGTTTCGTCATCTTGACCACTTCTGCTGGTATCATGGACCACGAAgaagccagaagaaagcaCGTTTCTGGTAAGATCTTGGGTTTCGTTTACTAAGTTAGGTGTATACTACTTCAAAATCCATAATAATCTAAATTTGTAACATTAACTGCTATCGTAGACTTGTATGTGTCTGTCTTAACTAGGGACATGTAAACCGACCTTAAtctctgaatttttcactgcGAACCGTTAGGGCTCTAGCCCTATTCAGAGAAGTTTCACGTGACACTAATTATACCATTCCGCACTGCATCCTGCTCATGCATCTATCTCCCATGCACTTTAACTGTAGAGTACATTTGCTAGTGCGCGCAGAATGTCGAGTGCAGTCCCTCTTAACTGTGCGACAATGTCGCAACACTCCAATTAGTGTCTCTCTCCTCACCAAGGAAAATTTTTTTCCACTACAGTAATGAAAAAATCTATTCAATGAAGTTTAaatcttttccttttgtaTAGTATCATCTAGTATCATTAAacaagaatcaaaaatgtcTACTGGTATGTAGTTGAAAGTTATCAGAGACCGTGAAGCGAGTCTGAAAGCGACAGTATCAATAAACTCATCAGTCCCATAACTCAGAAGCTGGATATGTCCTCAAGAATATCACCGAATCATCATAGCAATTGTCTAGTAGAAGAATATTGGAGAGTTGTCCAAAAACCAAAGCATAACCCAGCTAAGTCTCTTAAAGTCGACTACTGGGGCTACAATCGTCATGAAACTATGTCTGCTGTTTGTGATTTTTCATATAGTAAAAGGTCGAGGATCAAGTCAAATTTTTTCACAAGAATCATCGATTTTTCATTAGGTTTCTATTCAGAATTATTCGACAAGATAAATAATTCTATATCACTTCAGAGAACCAAAACACTTCCCAAtgtgaatttggagaatTCTATGTAATTgcaagttttcaaattcacGACAGTCACCATCGAAATTCAATCTGAACTATAAGGGCTCGCTACACATCCAAATTTAAATCGTCCAGCACAAATTACTAACCCCGTATTTAGGTCCTGTTAGAGATGGCTCCCAAGTTTTTGGTGTTGCCCGTatctttgcttctttcaacGATACTTTCGTCCACGTTACCGATTTGTCCGGTAAGGAAACCATTGCCAGAGTCACTGGTGGTATGAAGGTCAAGGCCGACAGAGATGAATCTTCCCCATACGCTGCCATGTTGGCCGCTCAAGACGTCGCTGCCAAGTGTAAGGAAGTCGGTATTACCGCTGTCCACATCAAGATCAGAGCTACTGGTGGTACCAAGACCAAGACCCCAGGTCCAGGTGGTCAATCTGCCCTCAGAGCTTTGGCTAGATCCGGTTTGAGAATCGgtagaattgaagatgtcacTCCAGTTCCATCTGATTccaccagaagaaaggGTGGTAGAAGAGGTAGAAGATTGTGAGTGTGTTTTGCATTAGAAAGATTAATTATTGTTCATTCATTCTTATTACTATTATAATAATAAATCAAATCCATTTAAATCATAATGTTCCAATGGTGTCCATCAATTATTCCTGAAACACAGCTGCAATTTTTACACTAATCTTTTCCAACCACAACCCTTCAGCTTCTCCCGAGGTTGATACTCTTTTCTATACTATataaaaaagaaaaatgtaCATTTACTGAAATTAGAGTGTAGTCCGATTGGAGTCTATCTTCTCCCCCTATGAATAGTAAGACGAATAGTAGATGAGAAACAGGTATGGATGGATGACTTAAAGCAAGATTCATCCTCTTTCAGCaagatttttcatttctgatCATTTTTGCAACTGTTCTTGAATCGCCTGTATACAGTCAATTTAACTACTTGTGCTCTTCACTATTTGATTAAGCAGTCGATTCTTACAAAACACCATATATACCAACATTCACATGTTTCGTGTGTGGGAATTTGGGAGAATCACTTCTCGGATAGTGCGAGGACGATCCTCGGTCATAGTACGATATGCCCATAGAAATTCAGTAAATAAAGCAGATGTTATCGAAGCACTCTTTCCCAGAATCATAAATACCAGACAACAGAATCGAGTACCAgaatattcaaattcaacattCATAGACTTTGATGAACTCTTTGAAGACAAAACAAGTAAAGTAACAGATCCATATCTCGTGATAGAGCAGAATCCGTATTTTAAGCCTACACCCAAGGGCGATTTTATTCAAGATATCCATCTAGGACAGGCTTTTCTCATATACTTTCTGgctcaacaacaattgctATCCAAGGATAAGAATTACAACTTGACAAATATAGTAACTTCCCTTAAGAAAAATCATGACCttaaagatgaagatctAACCTTCCAATTTATAGGAAAGTTAATAAGCTCGAAGTCAAGGAAAGAACTTATCCAAGCTATGGAACCATTCATATCCACTCAAGACGGAGATCTCATCGAAATTTTGAACAGTCTTACACCTGCTGTTGATTCCAACACTATAGACGACAGTTACATTTTTGGAAACGGTCAATTAGACTATGAGCTATATAATAAAAGTTTCAACCAAAGACTGTTTGAATTGCCCAAATTCGACAAGcatttcaaattcaatccAATGTTACTCACCAATGAAGATAGACTCTTCGAATTCCATGATATCGTATTTGGTGAACCTTGCCTCAATTCTCCAGAAA from Scheffersomyces stipitis CBS 6054 chromosome 2, complete sequence encodes the following:
- the RSP14 gene encoding 40S ribosomal protein S14 (go_component intracellular; ribosome~go_funtion structural constituent of ribosome~go_process protein biosynthesis); amino-acid sequence: MSTGPVRDGSQVFGVARIFASFNDTFVHVTDLSGKETIARVTGGMKVKADRDESSPYAAMLAAQDVAAKCKEVGITAVHIKIRATGGTKTKTPGPGGQSALRALARSGLRIGRIEDVTPVPSDSTRRKGGRRGRRL
- the RPL39B gene encoding 60S ribosomal protein L39 (go_component intracellular; ribosome~go_funtion structural constituent of ribosome~go_process protein biosynthesis); this encodes SQKSFRTKQKLAKAQKQNRPLPQWIRLRTDNTIRYNAKRRHWRRTKLHI
- the LTA4 gene encoding Probable leukotriene A-4 hydrolase (LTA-4 hydrolase) (Leukotriene A(4) hydrolase) (Probable leukotriene A-4 hydrolase (LTA-4 hydrolase) (LTHA4) (Leukotriene A(4) hydrolase)~go_funtion membrane alanyl aminopeptidase activity~go_process proteolysis and peptidolysis), with amino-acid sequence MNVIKSRRPAVSPEIDPSTLSNYQNFAVSNTELFLDVLFDEKIVAGTVLYHLEVLNKDVSEVILDTSFLTVESVTVNGSEAEFSLHERVEPLGSRLAISIPPNSQKVQLFISFRTTERCTAIQFLDKEATDGKKAPYLFCQCQAIHARSLFPCFDTPALKSTYKLSAKSPLFTLMSGRPVNQEGDMYYFDQPVPIPSYLISIASGDIVKAKIGPRSDIYSEPVKIKDCQWEFENDMEDFIQIAEKLVFEYEWLRFDSLVLPSSFPYGGMEIPNLCQLTPTLICKDRSQVTVMAHELAHSWSGNLVTNCSWEHFWLNEGWTVYIERRIIEGIATAEAIKAGKKDPFAYGESMRHFSAIIGWNDLENSIKAMGNDAERFSPLVLDLKAGEDPDDSFSTVPYEKGFNLLFLIEQTVGGKKVFDKFIPSYFKKFRYGSLDTYQFVDYLYEFFNDKKVELDSIDWESWLYKPGMPPVMPKFDTTLADECYELADEWFSAIKNNSYLKHDFSSADIKSFEPNQSVVFLDTLISYNKHKDFNWKDHVDALKLMETAYTEYDTSLNAEILFRWYMLQVSGEREEFQHKLGQWLGTVGRMKFVRPGYVLLNEVNRELAIYYFKKFESNYHPICKTMVKKDLGLV
- the RPS22 gene encoding 40S ribosomal protein S22 (go_component intracellular; ribosome~go_funtion structural constituent of ribosome~go_process protein biosynthesis) gives rise to the protein MTRTSVLADALNAINNAEKTGKRQVLIRPSSKVIIKFLTVMQRHGYIGEFEYIDDHRSGKIVVQLTGRLNKCGVISPRFNVKINDIERWTDNLLPARQFGFVILTTSAGIMDHEEARRKHVSGKILGFVY
- the PRA1 gene encoding Prenylated Rab acceptor 1, whose product is MSLLNFSVSSFSDRLNVDRIRSDLGTVQSTISKLKPPQEFFDFRRVSKPANFGEIQSRVGFNLGYFSGNYIAIVLILSVYALVTNLLLLFVTAFVIGGVYGISRLNGEDLVIPFGRYNTSQLYTGLLIVAIPLGFLASPISTMMWLIGSSSVTVLTHASLMEKPIETVFEEEV